In Hyalangium gracile, the sequence ACCTCGAGCCACTCCCCGCTGGAGTCCAGCAGACAGACGGAGCCGGCGACGGCCCCCAGCGAGTGGAGGCCCTGCTCGAAGAGGGCCCGCATCACCTGCTCGGTGGAGGTGGCCTCCGCCAGCCGCGAGGTGAGCGTCTGCAGCCGGGCGATGTAGTCCGCGGCCCGGTGCGCGGCCTCGCGAGCCAGGGCCTCCTGCTGACGCAACAGCTCGGCCTGGCGCCGCACCTGCTGCTGCGCCCGGAACAGCTCGATGAAGACGGCCACCTTCGAGCGCAGCACGTCCGGCGAGAAGGGCTTCTGCAGGAAGTCCACCGCGCCGTGCGCGTAGCCCGCGCGCACGTCCGCCTCGTCCCGGCTGTAGGCGGTGAGGAAGATGATGGGGATGTTGCGCGTGCGCTCGCGCTGCTTGATGAGGGTGGCCGTCTCGTAGCCATCCATTCCCACCATCTGCACGTCCAGGAGGATGACGGCGAACTCCTCGGCCAGCAGGAGCCTGAGCGCCTGCTCGCCCGAGGCGGCCTTGGCCAGCCGCACCTCGAGCGGCGCGAGGATGGCTTCCAGGGACAGCAGGTTGGCCGGGTTGTCGTCCACCAGCAGGACGCTGGGCGTGAAGGCGTCGCCAGTCTCCACCGGCCGCCGCGAGGCCGCCGGGGACTCCTGCGCCGAGAACAGCGCATCCGGAGGGTGTCCCCCCAGCCAGCGCCTCCAGGGCGCGCCAGGCTTGGACGCGCCCCTGGGAGTTTCACGCATCGTCTCGGGGAAGTTCACCAACCAACCAGCCCTTCACTACTCGGAGTGACCCCCCACAGCATACCCGGCGTGAGCCCGTGGGGCAGAGGCTCATTGGTTCCTGCGAGTACCGGTCAACCCCCCGGTGGATGGAAGGGATTCCCGCCAGGGAGCGGGGCGGCGCCTCAGGGGATGGACAGTACCTCCACCTCGAAGATGAGCACCGAGTGGGGCGGGATGATGCCGTTGCCCCGCGCGCCATAGCCCAGCGAGGAGGGGATGACGAGCTTGCGCACCCCTCCCACCTTCATGCCGGGGATGCCCTCGTGCCAGCCGGCGATGACCCGAGTCTCCCCCGGGGTGAAGGAGTACGCGGTGCGGCCCTCCTGCCGGGAGCTGTCGAACTGCGTCCCATCCGGCAGCCAGCCCGTGTAGTGCACCGTCACCCGGCGGCCCAGGCTGGCCTCATCCCCCGTGCCCACCTTCAGGTCCTGGAGATACAGCCCGCTCTCGTGGCGCTCCATGACGGCCAGGTCCACGCCCAGCGCCGACGAATAGTTGATCTTCGCGGGGTCCCCCAGCGCCTCCTCGCCTCCTCCACAGCCGAGCACCAGCAGGAGTGAGCACAGCCACAGGGAGCGGAGCATGGGGGGGCCTCCAGGGCGCCAGCGCGGCGCGGAATGAGAGTGCCCCTCCATACCGCGCGGCCCAGGGGCCACGCACGCCTTCGTGGAGTACCCGACAACCAGGCAGGTAGGCAGGCAGGCATCGTGGGCGGTGCTGAGTGGCCATGAGTCCGGCTCGCACACCCTACTTCCGAGGTCTCCCGGCGGAGCCACCCGCACACGGGGTGTCGGTTTGACCCCCGCCTTGCCAACGCTCTCCACGGCACGGGACACTGACGTCATCGCGCCTCGCGCGAGTAGCGTCTCGCCATCCGGGGGGATTTGAAGGAGCCGGATTTGGATTCGCCCAAGTTTGAGCTGTTGACGCAAGGGCTCGAAGAGGTCATCGAAGGACGCTCGGACGACGCGAGGAAGACGCTCGCTTCCCTCCGTGGCCGGTTGGACGTGGACGCCTTCCCGGAGGACATGCAGTACCTCATCTTCGCCGCGGCGCTGTCGCGGCGGCTGTTCGGAAACACCGCGGAGGAGTTCAACCTCTACCTGCGGCGCTACGAGCACGCGCAGATCAACCTCTTCTCGCTGCTGGCCTCGCGGCTGCCGCTGGTGCCCATGGCGGGCAGCATCGCCAACGAGCTCATCGCGGGGCTGGTGCGCGGGCAGGACACGTTCACGCTGCTGGACGTGGGCATCGGCACCGGGCGGCAGGAGGTGGCGCTGCTCAACTCGCTGGCGGCGGCCAACGCGCTGCCCCGGCAGCTCACCATCGTGGGGGTGGAGCCGGGCGAGGACTCGCTGCGCGTGGCGGAGGACTCGCTCACGGCGACGGCGCGAGGGCTGGGCGTGGGGCTGCGCTTCATCGGCATTCCCCGGACGGCCGAGACGCTGGGCGAGGAGCACTGGGCGCTGCTGAACGACCTGCCCGGGCCGCGCGTCGTCAACGCCGCCTTCGCCATGCACCACATCGCCTGGCGGCCGGAGGGGGAGGACCTGCGCGACGTCTTCTTCCGGCGGCTGCGCCAGTGGTCGCCCACCGGCGTGGTGCTGTGCGAGCCCAACTCCAACCACCACCGGGCGTCGGTGCGCGAGCGCTTCCACAACTGCTGGCGCCACTTCTACTTCACCTTCCAGCTGCTCGAGGAGCTGGACATCCCCCGGCAGGAGAAGAACACCATCAAGGTGTTCTTCGCGCGCGAGGTGGATGACATCGTCTCCACGCTGGACGAGCAGCAGCGCAGCGAGCGGCACGAGAACGTGAGCGCCTGGCTCGAGCGGCTGGCGCGCAGCGGCTTCCGGCTGGAGGAGGAGCTGTCGCGCCCGTGGGCGGCCACGCACCCGGCCATCAACATCCGGCCCCAGCGCGGCTACGTGGGGCTGGAGTACCGGGAGGAGACGATCGTCGCCGTCATCTGCGCCACCGGAGCGCCCGGGAAGGCATGAGCCAGGCGCGGCTGGAGGAGCGGGCGCGCGCGGTGCTGGAGCGCTGCCGGGCCGCGGGCGCGCGGCTGGCCGTGGCGGAGGCGTGCACCGGGGGGCTCATCACCGCGAGCCTGACGGAGGTGCCGGGCGCGTCCGCCGTGCTGGAGCGCGGCCTGGTGCCCTACTCCAACGAGTCCAAGGAGGAGCTGCTCGGCGTGCCGCGCGAGCTGCTCGTGGCGCACGGGGCCGTCAGCGCCGAGGTGGTCCGCGCCATGGCCGAGGGGCTGCTGGCGCGCGCCCCGGTGAAGCTGGCCCTGGCCGAGACGGGCATCGCGGGGCCGGGCGGAGGCACCCCCACCAAGCCCGTGGGGCTCGTCTTCCTGGCGCTGGCCCGGCCTGGGGCGCCCACGGTCGTCGAACGCCACGTTTTCCCGGGAGTTCGGGGGGAAATCCGTCAGGCCGCCTCGCTGCGGGGGCTGGAGCTGCTGCTCGAGCAGCTGGGTGCTGGATCCTGAACCGTCATGGCACCTACATTGGGAGCAGGTGTTTTGACAGGGGTAGAGATAAGATCCATACCCGAGCTATCAGCGGTCGAGGGCCGGGAGGAGCTGCGGTGTACCAGATCCAGATCGACAAGACGAACGCCATCGTGGACTTCATCCTCGACGGCTACATCCGCGTGGACGAGATGCAGAAGTTCGTCGCCGAGCTGAAGAACGCGACGATGAGCCTCACGGGCCGCGACATCAAGATCAAGGCGGATGTGCGCACCTTCAAGCCCGCCTCTCCGGAGGCCGCGGAGATGATCCGGCAGGTGCAGGAGTTCGGGCTGCGCTCGGGCGTGAAGCGGGTGGCGGAGCTGGTGGAGAGTCAGATCGTCGCGCTGCAGCTCAACCGCGTGGCGCGCGAGAGCGGCACCGACAAGGTGCTGCGCCGCTTCTGGGAGGACTCGGCGGCGCGCCACTGGCTCATCCACGGGGACACCGCCGAGGAAGGCAGCACCCCGTAGGCCCCCGGAGGCGCTGGCACGCCTGGCGCCTCAGGTGGGAGCGAGCCCGACCGCGAGCAGCGCCGCGAGCGCGCCGTACATGGGCACGTTGAGCGTGAAGGTGAGCCGGTTGATGCGGCGGAAGCGCGCCTGCTCCTCGTCGGCGAACCAGACGCCCTCCTCTCCGGTGGTGGCACCCTCCACCGCGTGGAAGAAGAGGGCCGCGTAGATGATCTCGATGACGAGGCTGACGAGCACCAGCCCCACGAGCGCCAGCGCCCAGCCATCCGAGCCCGTGAGCGGCCCCGTCCAGTGCGCGTGGTGCCAGCCCAGCGCGCCGAGCACCAGGGCGATGCACAGCACGTCATGGCCGATGCCGTAGGGCGGGCGCCAGTTCCTGGACACGTAGAGCATGTACATCTCCGCCGCGCCCCGTATCCACATGGAGGCGCCGAACAGGCCGAGCACCGCGCGCGCCGCGGGCGCCAGCGCCGGATCCATCGCCACCGCGGGGCAGACGATGAACCAGAAGTAGACGGCGTAGAAGAGCCAGGCCACCTTGGGCGGTGAGATGCGGCCGCCGCGCGTGCCCTGGCGGTTCTGGCGCTTCTGGAAGAGCCAGCCGAGCAGCACGAAGACGCCCAGCAGGAGGAGCAGCGCGGCGCGGGTGAGCGGGGAGAGCATTCAGGGGCGGCGAGGGCGAGGGTAGTGCTCGGGGTAGTGCTCGAGGTACCACGCGCGCAGCCGGGGCAGGTGCTGCGTGGCCACCTGGGGGTGCAGGTGGTGGACGATGTGGCAGCCCACGTTGCGCGGCGCCAGCAGCAGCCGGCCGACCCAGCCCAGCCCGTGGTCGCTCGTGGAGGCGAGGATGCCCTGGAGGGTGTTGCCCTGGTGGCGCGCGGGGGTGTGCTCGGCCAGCAGCCGGTACGCCGAGGCGGCCGAGGCGCCCATCAGCGGCAGCAGGTACCCGAGGCCCACGGCATGGGGCCAGCGCCAGGCCAGCGCGAGCACGCCCAGGTGGAAGAGCACCTGCGCGAGCTCGGCGCGGGCGCAGGCGAGCACCTCCGGGCTGCGGGTGAGGTCCTCGCCGGAGCGATCCATGAGGAAGAGGCGGCCATAGAGGTTGCGCAGCGGGGGCACGGCCCAGGCGAGCGCGCCCACGGGGCCGCGCACCACCCAGAAGGGCACCACGGGGATGAGCTGGAGCCACAGCAGGGCGGCGCGCCACCACGGCCCGGGCGGGGGCTTGTGGTAGCCGTCCAGCTCGGTGCCCTCGTGCCGGTGGTGGCGCAGGTGGTGGTAGCGCATGGCGTTCCACGTGGAGGCGATGGGGTAGCCCGCGAGGCACTCCAGCAGCCAGAGCTCGGCGCCCTTGTGGCGCACGGACAGGTGCACCGCGTCATGGAGGATGACGCCCAGTGCATGCAGCCGGCCGGCGATGAGCAGCACGAAGAGCGGCGCCGCGAGCGGGAGCGCGTGCAGGCCCACCTGGCACAGGGCGATGAGCGCCCACTCGGTGACGGCCATGCGCAGCAGCTGGGGCACGCGGGCCTGGCCCAGCAGCTCGCGAGGCACCACGGCGCGGGGCGGCAAGGGCGTGAGGGCGGTGGAGGGAGCGCTCATGGCGGGGGCCTCACCGGTGAAGCTGGCGGCCAGGCCTTGTGGCAAGTCTACCCCATGGCTGGACAGGGCGCGGCCTGCCGGGGCACGCTCCGCGCATGCTCCCACCGACGCGCGTCGAGCGCTGGGGCTGGACCTGGCCCCGCTGGACCGACCCGCGCCTGCCGTTCGCGGGCCTGCTGACGCTCTATGGCGTGCTGGGCTTCTCCTTCTTCGGCTTCAACCGCAGCCCGGCGCAGATGGCGACCATCGTCGTCACCGGCAGCGTGCTGGACGCGGCGCTCGGCTGGCTGCTGCGCCGCGAGAAGGTGGTGCCGCTGAGCGGGTACATCTCCTGCTGCTCGCTGGCGCTGCTGCTCAACTACTCGCACCACAGCTGGCTGCTGCTGCTGCCGGTGTGGCTGGCCATCGGCTCCAAGTACGTGCTGACCTTCGAGGGGCGGCACTTCTTCAATCCGTCGATGTTCGGCGTGGCCACCTCGCTCCTGCTGTCGCGCGAGCTCATCACCGCGGCGCCCGCCTACCAGTGGGCCAACGGCGCGGTGGCCATGTCGGCCTTCATCGTGATGGCCGCGCTGGTGCTCTTCCTCTTCCGGGTGGGGCGCGGCTGGCTGGTGGTGAGCTTCCTGCTCCTCTACGCGGCGCAGACGGGGCTGCGGGCGTATGTCATGAGGCACCACCTGCCGCCCGAGGTGCTCTTCCTCGGCACGCTGGGGGCGCCCTCCTTCTTCATCTTCGTCTTCTACATGCTGACGGATCCGGCGACTTCACCACCGACGCGCCGGGCGCAGGTGCTGCTGGCGCTGGCCATCACGGTGGTGGATCTGCTGCTGCACTTCAAGGAGAGCGTCTACACCTTCTTCTACGCCGCGCTCACGTGCGCCACCGCCCGCTTCCTGTTCCTCCACGCGCGAGCCTGCTGGCGGCGCGGCCCGCGTGCGTACCTGGGCGGCCTCCTCTCTCCGGGCCCGCTCGAGCGCGTGGGCGTGGTGGGCGGGCTGGGAGCGGCCATGGCCGGAGCGTACTTCGGCGTGGTGGCACCCTCCGTGGAGGCGCACCCGGTGAACTTCCGCATGGAGCGGATGGAGGCTGCGCGCACGGGGCTGGGCTCGGAGATGGGGGACGTGCTGACGCGGGTGGATCCGCGCGTGGCCCACATCTCCAAGTGGGTGCTGAGCGTGGGCGACGCGGTGGCGACGGGGGACTTCGATGGGGACGGGCTGCTGGACCTCTACCTGTCCCACCCGCTCAAGAAGGACGAGTACCGCGCCGCGCTCTACCGCAACCTGGGGGACTTCCGCTTCGAGCGGGTGAAGGTGCCCGCGCTGGAGCGCTTCTCCACGAGTTACGCCGAGGAGGGGCTGCCCGGCACCGCCGCCTTCGTGGACTACGACGGGGATGGGGACCAGGACCTGGCCATCGGCGTGGCGTTCGGGCCGTCTCGGCTGCTGCGCAACCTGCGGAGCGAGACGGGGCGGCCGGACTTCGAGGACGTCACCCAGGCGGCGGGCATCGCGGACCACTCGGTGAGCCTGGGCCTCACCTTCTTCGACCATGACAGGGACGGGCGGTTGGACCTGCTCGTCACCAACGCGCTCACCACGCACCTGCCGGACTACGCGAAGCCGACTCCGCTCAACCTCTTCCGCCTGCCCGCGCCCGAGTACCCGGGTGACAGGCGCATGTTCCGCTTCATGCACGACGGCTGGCACCAGGCGGACAACGGGGGCCTCAACCGCCTCTACCGCGCGCGGGGCGATGGCACCTTCGAGCCGCTGGACATGCAGGCGATGGGGATGCCGGAGACGCGCTGGTCGCTGGCCACCAGCACCGTGGACCTCAACCACGACGGGTGGACGGACCTCTACATCGCCAACGACTTCGGGCCGGACGAGGTGTACCTGAACGAGGAGGGGCGGCGCTTCCGCCGCATCGTGGGCCGGCGCTTCGGGGAGATCGGCAAGGACACGTACAAGGGGATGAACGCCTCGGTGGCGGACTTCGACCGGAACGGCTTCCTGGATGTGTACGTCTCCAACGTGCACCACTCGCTCCAGGCCGAGGGCAGCCTGCTGTGGATGGTGGGGCCGGGGGCGGATCCGTTCCTGCCCGAGTTCAAGGACGAGGCGACCTTCCGCGGCGCGCTCAACGAGCGGCGCTTCGGCTGGGGCGCGGCGGCGGGAGACCTGGACAACGACGGGTGGCCGGACATCGTCCAGACCAACGGCATGGTGGATGACCGGCTGGACAGGCTGCTGGCGGACGGGGAGCGCAAGGACTACTGGTACATCAACCACAAGCTGATGCAGTCCGGGCCGGAGGTGCACACCTACGCGGACCAGTGGGGCGACATCCGCGGGCGCACCATCTACCCGAACGAGGCGAGGCGCGCGTACCTCAACCTGGGGGACGCCAAGCCCGGGCACTTCGTGGACGTGGCGCGCGAGCTGGGCGTGGACGACCCGGACAACTCGCGCGGCGTGCTGATGGCGGACCTGGACAACGACGGGGACCAGGACCTGGTCGTCACCAACCAGCACGGGCCGGCCTCGGTGTACCGCAACACGCTGCGCGCCGTGGGAGGAGCGGTGCCCGAGGGCTCGCACTTCGTGGGGCTCACGCTGGTGGGGGATGGCCACCGCACGCACTCGACGGCGGTGGGCACGCGCGTGGTGCTCTCCTATGAGGAGGGCGGCCGCAAGGTGGAGCAGGTGCGGGAGGTGGGGCTGATGGGAGGCTTCTCGGCGTCGGCGGATCCGCGCCTGCACTTCGGGCTGGGGCGGCACGCGGGCCCGGTGACGGCCATCATCCACTGGTACGGCGGAGAGGTGCAGACGGTGCGGCTCGAGCCCGATCGCTACCACGAGGTCCGCCAGCCGCCGGGCAGCACGGCGCTGCAGGGGAGGAGATAGGACATGTTGTCGGCCCTGAAGGGGGCCATCGCGCGGCGCGAGGAGCTCACCGAGCACCAGCGTGCGCAGATGCTCGCCCTGATGCAGCTCTGCTACGCGGGTGTCTCCGCGGAGCGCTTCGCGAAGGACCTGGAGGAGAAGCAGTACGTCATCCTCCTGTCCCTGCGGCGCACGGGAGAGCTGGTGGG encodes:
- a CDS encoding CinA family protein, translating into MSQARLEERARAVLERCRAAGARLAVAEACTGGLITASLTEVPGASAVLERGLVPYSNESKEELLGVPRELLVAHGAVSAEVVRAMAEGLLARAPVKLALAETGIAGPGGGTPTKPVGLVFLALARPGAPTVVERHVFPGVRGEIRQAASLRGLELLLEQLGAGS
- a CDS encoding STAS/SEC14 domain-containing protein is translated as MYQIQIDKTNAIVDFILDGYIRVDEMQKFVAELKNATMSLTGRDIKIKADVRTFKPASPEAAEMIRQVQEFGLRSGVKRVAELVESQIVALQLNRVARESGTDKVLRRFWEDSAARHWLIHGDTAEEGSTP
- a CDS encoding FG-GAP-like repeat-containing protein, which encodes MLPPTRVERWGWTWPRWTDPRLPFAGLLTLYGVLGFSFFGFNRSPAQMATIVVTGSVLDAALGWLLRREKVVPLSGYISCCSLALLLNYSHHSWLLLLPVWLAIGSKYVLTFEGRHFFNPSMFGVATSLLLSRELITAAPAYQWANGAVAMSAFIVMAALVLFLFRVGRGWLVVSFLLLYAAQTGLRAYVMRHHLPPEVLFLGTLGAPSFFIFVFYMLTDPATSPPTRRAQVLLALAITVVDLLLHFKESVYTFFYAALTCATARFLFLHARACWRRGPRAYLGGLLSPGPLERVGVVGGLGAAMAGAYFGVVAPSVEAHPVNFRMERMEAARTGLGSEMGDVLTRVDPRVAHISKWVLSVGDAVATGDFDGDGLLDLYLSHPLKKDEYRAALYRNLGDFRFERVKVPALERFSTSYAEEGLPGTAAFVDYDGDGDQDLAIGVAFGPSRLLRNLRSETGRPDFEDVTQAAGIADHSVSLGLTFFDHDRDGRLDLLVTNALTTHLPDYAKPTPLNLFRLPAPEYPGDRRMFRFMHDGWHQADNGGLNRLYRARGDGTFEPLDMQAMGMPETRWSLATSTVDLNHDGWTDLYIANDFGPDEVYLNEEGRRFRRIVGRRFGEIGKDTYKGMNASVADFDRNGFLDVYVSNVHHSLQAEGSLLWMVGPGADPFLPEFKDEATFRGALNERRFGWGAAAGDLDNDGWPDIVQTNGMVDDRLDRLLADGERKDYWYINHKLMQSGPEVHTYADQWGDIRGRTIYPNEARRAYLNLGDAKPGHFVDVARELGVDDPDNSRGVLMADLDNDGDQDLVVTNQHGPASVYRNTLRAVGGAVPEGSHFVGLTLVGDGHRTHSTAVGTRVVLSYEEGGRKVEQVREVGLMGGFSASADPRLHFGLGRHAGPVTAIIHWYGGEVQTVRLEPDRYHEVRQPPGSTALQGRR
- a CDS encoding fatty acid desaturase family protein → MSAPSTALTPLPPRAVVPRELLGQARVPQLLRMAVTEWALIALCQVGLHALPLAAPLFVLLIAGRLHALGVILHDAVHLSVRHKGAELWLLECLAGYPIASTWNAMRYHHLRHHRHEGTELDGYHKPPPGPWWRAALLWLQLIPVVPFWVVRGPVGALAWAVPPLRNLYGRLFLMDRSGEDLTRSPEVLACARAELAQVLFHLGVLALAWRWPHAVGLGYLLPLMGASAASAYRLLAEHTPARHQGNTLQGILASTSDHGLGWVGRLLLAPRNVGCHIVHHLHPQVATQHLPRLRAWYLEHYPEHYPRPRRP
- a CDS encoding GRAS family protein — protein: MDSPKFELLTQGLEEVIEGRSDDARKTLASLRGRLDVDAFPEDMQYLIFAAALSRRLFGNTAEEFNLYLRRYEHAQINLFSLLASRLPLVPMAGSIANELIAGLVRGQDTFTLLDVGIGTGRQEVALLNSLAAANALPRQLTIVGVEPGEDSLRVAEDSLTATARGLGVGLRFIGIPRTAETLGEEHWALLNDLPGPRVVNAAFAMHHIAWRPEGEDLRDVFFRRLRQWSPTGVVLCEPNSNHHRASVRERFHNCWRHFYFTFQLLEELDIPRQEKNTIKVFFAREVDDIVSTLDEQQRSERHENVSAWLERLARSGFRLEEELSRPWAATHPAINIRPQRGYVGLEYREETIVAVICATGAPGKA
- a CDS encoding FKBP-type peptidyl-prolyl cis-trans isomerase, coding for MLRSLWLCSLLLVLGCGGGEEALGDPAKINYSSALGVDLAVMERHESGLYLQDLKVGTGDEASLGRRVTVHYTGWLPDGTQFDSSRQEGRTAYSFTPGETRVIAGWHEGIPGMKVGGVRKLVIPSSLGYGARGNGIIPPHSVLIFEVEVLSIP